One window from the genome of Candidatus Eisenbacteria bacterium encodes:
- a CDS encoding CpsD/CapB family tyrosine-protein kinase: protein MTRIFDALKKAEASRQAPAHAPAVVNPLPAAAPHVQGLRVPSRGPEAQHAALPLLGGLPMSEEVVREMMSLRVTLDVTLRDRMPRIVMFTSPQGGEGTSTIALQFAQILGRDSGLRPLLVDTHVRRPAYEPDPSRRCAVLSPGLVEDAPDQAAVLAPNLLVVPVPEPQRANGIYQPAALRQLLEQLGSDFDWIVLDGPPVLESPDASAIGSIADGVVLVVQAGRSKRPVLSRAAELLRKSGSQVLGSVLNRRVHEIPEFIYRRI from the coding sequence ATGACCCGCATCTTCGACGCGCTCAAGAAGGCCGAGGCCTCCCGGCAGGCTCCCGCACACGCGCCGGCGGTCGTGAATCCGCTGCCCGCGGCGGCCCCGCACGTGCAGGGTCTGCGCGTGCCGTCGCGGGGCCCCGAGGCCCAGCACGCGGCGCTGCCGCTGCTCGGCGGCCTGCCGATGTCCGAGGAGGTCGTGCGCGAGATGATGTCGCTGCGCGTCACGCTCGACGTGACGCTGCGCGACCGCATGCCCCGCATCGTCATGTTCACCAGCCCGCAGGGCGGCGAGGGAACGAGCACGATCGCGCTGCAGTTCGCGCAGATCCTCGGCCGGGACTCCGGGCTGCGCCCGCTGCTCGTGGACACGCACGTGCGAAGGCCCGCCTACGAGCCGGATCCGTCGCGCCGCTGCGCGGTGCTCTCGCCCGGGCTCGTCGAGGATGCGCCGGATCAGGCGGCCGTCCTGGCGCCGAACCTGCTCGTGGTGCCGGTGCCCGAGCCGCAGCGCGCGAACGGCATCTACCAGCCCGCGGCGTTGCGGCAGCTTCTCGAGCAGCTCGGCTCGGACTTCGACTGGATCGTGCTGGACGGCCCGCCCGTGCTGGAGTCGCCGGATGCGTCGGCGATCGGCTCGATCGCCGACGGGGTCGTGCTGGTGGTGCAGGCGGGGCGCTCCAAGCGCCCGGTGCTTTCGCGCGCGGCCGAGTTGCTCCGCAAGTCCGGCTCGCAGGTGCTCGGCAGCGTCCTCAACCGCCGCGTTCACGAGATCCCGGAGTTCATCTACCGCCGCATCTGA
- a CDS encoding alkaline phosphatase family protein, which translates to MKPVMVILFVDALGWRLAGSVPGFASALTNRRELATILGFSSGALPTAFSGRLPREHGRWLMYRRAGEGGGVFKGFERFAWLPGRLRRSWRLRRWLAGRLGSRAVKGYFNLYEVPLDELARFDLAERDDLFAPGGLPVDTLWDEFTRRGIAWHGWNWRTPEAQALSELHARLAAGRDDVLFLYTADLDALLHHEGSRGPRVHERLGRYDAGIRELARTPAGARPRWLYLCSDHGMVDVTERVDVMGALARLPLRRGRDYDAFFDSTMARFWWRSRDARRRVRDALAAEPRGRWLDADELAREGADFAGHEYGEDLFLLRPGALLVPSFMGSRPVAAMHGYDPAHPDMTALLASNRTIPDGVRHLSDLRGFLQRELDAAEAAA; encoded by the coding sequence GTGAAGCCCGTGATGGTGATCCTGTTCGTGGACGCGCTGGGCTGGCGTCTGGCCGGTTCGGTCCCCGGCTTCGCCTCCGCGCTCACGAACCGGCGCGAGCTCGCGACGATCCTGGGATTCAGCTCGGGTGCCCTGCCGACCGCGTTCTCGGGCCGACTCCCGCGCGAGCACGGACGCTGGCTCATGTACCGCCGCGCCGGGGAGGGCGGCGGCGTGTTCAAGGGTTTCGAGCGCTTCGCCTGGCTGCCCGGGCGGCTGCGCCGCAGCTGGCGGCTGCGCCGCTGGCTCGCGGGCCGGCTCGGGTCGCGCGCGGTGAAGGGCTACTTCAATCTTTACGAGGTGCCGCTCGACGAGCTCGCGCGCTTCGACCTCGCCGAGCGCGACGACCTGTTCGCGCCCGGGGGGCTGCCGGTGGACACGCTGTGGGACGAGTTCACGCGCCGGGGCATCGCCTGGCACGGCTGGAACTGGCGCACGCCCGAGGCGCAGGCGCTGTCCGAGCTGCACGCGCGCCTCGCCGCGGGCCGTGACGACGTGCTGTTCCTGTACACCGCCGACCTCGACGCGCTGCTGCACCACGAAGGCTCCCGCGGTCCCCGGGTGCACGAACGACTGGGCCGCTACGACGCCGGCATTCGCGAGCTGGCGCGGACGCCGGCCGGGGCGCGCCCGCGCTGGCTGTATCTGTGTTCGGATCACGGCATGGTGGATGTCACCGAGCGCGTGGACGTGATGGGCGCGCTGGCGCGGCTGCCGCTGCGGCGCGGGCGCGACTACGACGCGTTCTTCGACTCGACCATGGCCCGCTTCTGGTGGCGCTCGCGCGACGCCCGGCGCCGGGTGCGCGACGCGCTGGCCGCCGAGCCCCGCGGCCGCTGGCTCGACGCGGACGAGCTGGCCCGTGAGGGCGCCGACTTCGCCGGGCACGAGTACGGCGAGGACCTGTTCCTGCTGCGCCCCGGGGCGCTGCTGGTGCCGTCGTTCATGGGCTCGCGCCCGGTCGCCGCGATGCACGGCTACGACCCGGCCCATCCGGACATGACCGCCCTGCTGGCCTCCAACCGGACGATCCCGGACGGGGTCCGGCACCTTTCCGACCTGCGGGGCTTCCTGCAGCGCGAACTCGACGCAGCGGAGGCCGCGGCATGA
- a CDS encoding oligosaccharide flippase family protein, with product MKRGEIAGNFTRGAFFLGIEKGVAMASTLLYTALMARWLGPHNYGMLTVAFSIVTLATAFTGNFEMFMERYSAEYQMQNRLGRLRRAFLIALALKTALGLVACAGLLSLTGWLAGFYRIEELRLLVPLLTVFVATDGLSTTGRALLFGLQRFEWVSGLSLIFNVGKTVLVGLLWLGGQGLVSLAIGFSSLAALQAIVTFIAAERVLRRTSGPPAAPAPPAGPEGGLLRAMFAYCVPLYGARLSFLSGQNLGKLVLGKLLDPSALGLFTFAFQTVERFVELAHTVPNSLLPSLTQLVAHGDRERLRYITDQAFRLIQLLACALSFVLFVYAHELVRIVGSSSFLPAVPYLRILALVPIARTAQQPLTMLFQAMRRPGYVFRLAVLKLAAEVAGYFLLLVPFGAAGACWANLGGAVVSFAGALALAAVLVPEGVEERLGAVVRNLLLLTPGLLATMFAERELGTLGSLPVRLFLVLPAVLGVFALGLVTRYDLDKLAHLALPGTWLPRLRDRVVAGADRLARVFENRRTA from the coding sequence ATGAAGCGCGGCGAGATCGCCGGAAACTTCACCCGCGGCGCCTTCTTTCTCGGGATCGAGAAGGGCGTGGCCATGGCGTCCACGCTCCTCTACACGGCGCTCATGGCGCGCTGGCTGGGGCCGCACAACTACGGAATGCTCACGGTGGCGTTCTCGATCGTGACGCTCGCGACGGCGTTCACGGGCAACTTCGAGATGTTCATGGAACGCTACTCGGCCGAGTACCAGATGCAGAACCGGCTGGGCAGGCTGCGCCGCGCCTTTCTCATCGCGCTCGCCCTCAAGACGGCGCTCGGGCTGGTGGCGTGCGCGGGCCTGCTCTCGCTGACCGGCTGGCTCGCCGGCTTCTACCGCATCGAGGAACTTCGCCTGCTGGTTCCGCTGCTGACCGTGTTCGTCGCGACGGACGGCCTGTCCACGACGGGACGGGCCCTGCTCTTCGGGCTCCAGCGCTTCGAATGGGTGAGCGGCCTCTCGCTCATCTTCAACGTCGGCAAGACGGTTCTGGTCGGCCTGCTGTGGCTGGGAGGGCAGGGTCTGGTCTCGCTCGCGATCGGATTCTCGTCGCTGGCCGCGCTGCAGGCCATCGTGACGTTCATCGCCGCGGAGCGCGTGCTGCGCCGCACCTCCGGTCCGCCCGCCGCCCCTGCGCCTCCGGCGGGCCCCGAAGGCGGACTCCTGCGCGCCATGTTCGCATACTGCGTTCCGTTGTACGGCGCGCGGCTCTCGTTCCTGTCGGGCCAGAACCTGGGCAAGCTGGTGCTCGGCAAGCTGCTCGATCCGTCCGCGCTCGGCCTGTTCACCTTCGCGTTCCAGACCGTCGAACGCTTCGTCGAGCTCGCCCATACCGTGCCGAACTCGCTGCTGCCCTCGCTCACCCAGCTCGTGGCCCACGGCGACCGCGAGAGACTTCGCTACATCACCGACCAGGCGTTCCGGCTCATCCAGCTGCTCGCCTGCGCGCTGTCGTTCGTGCTGTTCGTGTACGCGCACGAGCTCGTCCGGATCGTCGGGAGCTCGTCGTTCCTGCCGGCGGTGCCGTACCTTCGCATCCTCGCGCTGGTGCCGATCGCGCGCACGGCGCAGCAACCGCTGACCATGCTCTTCCAGGCGATGCGCCGGCCCGGTTACGTGTTCCGGCTGGCGGTGCTCAAGCTTGCCGCCGAGGTCGCCGGCTACTTCCTGCTGCTGGTGCCCTTCGGCGCCGCCGGGGCCTGCTGGGCCAACCTCGGCGGCGCGGTGGTTTCGTTCGCCGGCGCCCTCGCGCTCGCCGCCGTGCTCGTGCCCGAGGGAGTCGAGGAGCGGCTCGGCGCGGTGGTGCGGAACCTGCTGCTGCTGACCCCCGGGCTGCTGGCCACGATGTTCGCCGAGCGCGAACTGGGCACGCTGGGGTCGCTGCCGGTCCGCCTGTTCCTGGTCCTGCCCGCCGTGCTCGGAGTGTTCGCCCTCGGCCTCGTCACCCGGTACGATTTGGACAAACTCGCCCACCTGGCCCTGCCGGGAACGTGGCTGCCCCGGCTGCGCGACCGCGTCGTCGCCGGGGCGGATCGCCTGGCCCGGGTGTTCGAGAATCGGAGAACCGCATGA
- a CDS encoding glycosyltransferase family 2 protein: MSPPRVLVIVPAHNEQESLPATLAEVRAAAPELDLLVVDDGSLDATSKVAREAGVNVVRHPVNLGVGAALQTGFRWAVEHGYDIGVQLDADGQHDPRYLPALLAPVLEGGCDVSIGSRFVAASGYRAPLNRRVGMVLFQAVVKLAIGRRITDTTSGFRAYSRSVMQVCQHDFPKDFPDAPLLIGLARRGFRLDEVPVRMRERQAGRSFYTLGKQLYYPYKNLLASLMAMIRRPV; encoded by the coding sequence ATGAGTCCCCCGCGCGTGCTGGTCATCGTTCCGGCCCACAACGAACAGGAGAGCCTGCCCGCCACGCTCGCCGAGGTGCGGGCGGCCGCTCCCGAACTCGACCTGCTGGTCGTGGACGACGGCTCGCTCGACGCGACGTCGAAGGTCGCGCGCGAGGCGGGCGTGAACGTCGTGCGGCATCCGGTCAATCTCGGCGTCGGCGCGGCGCTGCAGACCGGTTTCCGCTGGGCGGTCGAGCATGGCTACGACATCGGCGTCCAGCTCGACGCCGACGGCCAGCACGATCCGCGCTACCTGCCGGCGCTTCTGGCTCCCGTTCTCGAGGGCGGGTGCGACGTCTCGATCGGTTCCCGGTTCGTCGCCGCGAGCGGCTATCGTGCGCCGCTCAACCGCCGTGTCGGCATGGTCCTCTTCCAGGCCGTGGTGAAGCTGGCGATCGGGCGGCGGATCACCGACACCACCTCCGGGTTCCGCGCCTACTCGCGGAGCGTGATGCAGGTCTGCCAGCACGACTTTCCGAAGGACTTTCCGGACGCGCCGCTGCTGATCGGCCTCGCCCGGCGCGGTTTCCGGCTGGACGAAGTGCCGGTCCGGATGCGCGAGCGGCAGGCGGGACGGTCCTTCTACACGCTCGGCAAGCAGCTCTACTACCCGTACAAGAACCTGCTGGCGTCGCTCATGGCGATGATTCGCAGACCCGTCTGA
- a CDS encoding DUF2304 domain-containing protein: MHFFLSKAQVVTAFGAVLLTLYVLDLVRRRKLSEEYSLLWVIASLAIAVLGFSTPMLVWITHALGVLGEASTVFAFGLAFAVAMLLYLSLKLSRLGFENHALTRELALLRHDLEELQRGRAGEQRR; encoded by the coding sequence GTGCACTTCTTCCTGTCGAAGGCCCAGGTGGTGACGGCGTTCGGTGCCGTGCTGCTGACGCTCTACGTCCTCGATCTCGTGCGGCGTCGCAAGCTGTCCGAGGAGTACTCGCTGCTGTGGGTGATCGCCAGCCTCGCCATCGCGGTGCTCGGCTTCTCGACGCCGATGCTCGTCTGGATCACGCACGCCCTCGGAGTTCTCGGCGAAGCGTCCACCGTGTTCGCCTTCGGGCTCGCGTTCGCCGTGGCGATGCTGCTGTACCTCTCGCTCAAGCTCTCACGGCTCGGTTTCGAGAATCACGCGCTGACGCGCGAGCTGGCGCTGTTGCGTCACGATCTCGAGGAGCTGCAACGGGGCCGCGCCGGAGAGCAGCGGCGGTGA
- a CDS encoding flippase-like domain-containing protein has translation MKRTLQFAVAIGISALCVWLSMREVDLARVAESLRNANYLGFAAVMAITLFAFWVRAIRWRLLLRVDRPIAGMSLFSATMIGFMANNVLPFRLGEFVRPWALARREKLSKSMTLATIVVERAIDMLTLLAIFGVALLVSPIAENTSAGRLVQGGARILLVLSVVLTVFVVAAERNRRLAHSLLRLAPAAIRDRAGRLLDRFLDGFALFRDLGRLAQVFALSFGMFLSFAFALWITGWSLDIALPWYAGLVMLVVTAIGIMVPAAPGYVGTLNVACTAGLALYGVGKTPASAYGWFYFFSQWLPITAVGLWFLNREGLSLQSLGHVQDDAP, from the coding sequence GTGAAGCGCACCCTGCAGTTCGCGGTCGCGATCGGCATCTCGGCGCTGTGCGTCTGGCTGTCCATGCGCGAAGTGGACCTGGCGCGCGTGGCCGAGTCCCTGCGCAACGCGAACTACCTGGGCTTCGCGGCGGTCATGGCGATCACCCTGTTCGCCTTCTGGGTGCGGGCGATTCGCTGGCGGCTGCTCCTGCGGGTGGACCGGCCGATCGCCGGCATGAGCCTGTTCAGCGCCACCATGATCGGCTTCATGGCGAACAACGTCCTGCCCTTCCGGCTCGGGGAGTTCGTCCGCCCCTGGGCGCTGGCGAGGCGCGAGAAGCTCTCCAAGTCCATGACGCTCGCGACCATCGTGGTCGAGCGCGCGATTGACATGCTGACGCTGCTCGCGATCTTCGGCGTGGCCCTGCTCGTGAGTCCGATCGCCGAGAACACGTCGGCGGGCCGGCTCGTGCAGGGCGGAGCTCGCATCCTGCTCGTGCTGTCGGTGGTCCTGACCGTGTTCGTGGTCGCGGCGGAGCGCAACCGGCGCCTCGCGCATTCGCTCCTGCGTCTGGCCCCCGCGGCCATCCGCGACCGCGCCGGCCGGCTGCTGGACCGCTTCCTGGACGGATTCGCGCTGTTCCGCGATCTCGGCCGGCTGGCGCAGGTGTTCGCGCTGTCGTTCGGGATGTTCCTGAGTTTCGCGTTCGCGCTCTGGATCACGGGCTGGTCGCTCGACATCGCGCTGCCCTGGTACGCCGGGCTGGTGATGCTGGTCGTGACCGCGATCGGCATCATGGTGCCCGCGGCCCCCGGCTACGTCGGCACCCTGAACGTGGCGTGCACCGCCGGACTCGCCCTGTACGGCGTCGGCAAGACCCCCGCGAGCGCCTACGGCTGGTTCTACTTCTTCAGCCAGTGGCTGCCCATCACCGCGGTCGGCCTGTGGTTCCTGAACCGCGAGGGCCTGTCGCTCCAGTCACTCGGCCACGTGCAGGACGACGCCCCGTGA
- a CDS encoding DegT/DnrJ/EryC1/StrS aminotransferase family protein, producing the protein MRATFLPVALPWIGEREKQLVLESLESGWITTGPKSELLAQRIAGLSGARHSVVVNSATGALHLALEALGLGPGDEVITSAYTFVATVNVIEHVRATTVLADVEPDTLNLDPAAVEAAITPRTKAILTVDYGGHPCEYDRLQALADRHGLVIVDDAAHALGASYRGRPVGTLADVTAFSFYATKNLSTGEGGAAVTDDEAVAERIRLLSLHGMSRDAWKRYSDTGSWYYEVVAPGWKYNLSDVLAAIGVGQFERFEEFQRRRRELVARMSAGLADVPEVRLPIERPEVEHAWHLFPIALDLERLSIDRARFIKELRAENIGTSVHFIPIHFHPHFRDSLGLREGAFPVAENAYRRAITLPLFPRMSDRDADDVVEAVRRVAGAFRR; encoded by the coding sequence GTGCGCGCCACGTTCCTGCCCGTCGCCCTGCCGTGGATCGGCGAGCGCGAAAAGCAGCTCGTGCTCGAATCGCTCGAATCCGGCTGGATCACGACGGGACCGAAATCGGAGCTGCTCGCGCAGCGGATCGCCGGACTCTCGGGCGCCAGGCACTCGGTCGTCGTCAACAGCGCGACCGGCGCGCTTCACCTCGCGCTCGAAGCCCTCGGCCTGGGCCCGGGAGACGAGGTCATCACCTCGGCCTACACGTTCGTCGCCACGGTCAACGTGATCGAGCACGTGCGCGCCACGACCGTCCTGGCGGACGTCGAACCCGACACCCTGAACCTGGACCCGGCCGCGGTCGAAGCGGCGATCACGCCGCGCACGAAGGCCATCCTGACCGTGGATTACGGCGGACACCCGTGCGAGTACGACCGTCTGCAGGCCCTCGCGGACCGCCATGGCCTCGTGATCGTGGACGACGCCGCGCACGCGCTCGGCGCGAGCTACCGCGGACGGCCCGTGGGCACCCTCGCCGACGTCACGGCGTTCTCGTTCTATGCGACCAAGAACCTCAGCACCGGCGAAGGCGGCGCCGCGGTCACCGACGACGAAGCCGTCGCCGAGCGCATCCGGCTGCTGAGCCTGCACGGCATGAGCCGGGACGCCTGGAAGCGCTACAGCGACACCGGCTCCTGGTACTACGAGGTCGTCGCGCCGGGCTGGAAGTACAACCTGAGCGACGTGCTCGCCGCGATCGGCGTGGGGCAGTTCGAGCGCTTCGAGGAGTTCCAACGCCGGCGGCGCGAGTTGGTCGCACGCATGAGCGCGGGCCTGGCGGACGTGCCCGAGGTGCGCCTGCCGATCGAGCGGCCCGAGGTGGAGCACGCCTGGCACCTGTTCCCGATCGCGCTCGATCTCGAGCGGCTTTCGATCGACCGGGCCCGCTTCATCAAGGAGCTGCGCGCCGAGAACATCGGCACGTCGGTGCATTTCATTCCGATCCACTTTCACCCGCACTTCCGCGACAGCCTCGGTCTGCGCGAGGGCGCCTTCCCCGTCGCCGAGAACGCCTACCGGCGCGCGATCACGCTGCCGCTCTTCCCGCGTATGTCCGACCGCGACGCCGACGACGTGGTCGAGGCGGTGCGCCGGGTCGCGGGAGCCTTCCGGCGCTGA
- a CDS encoding oligosaccharide flippase family protein, with protein MYPRKFIRDSFGIALAQYVVRGTLMLRTLLAARLLGPLPLGAWNAIQLVLDNGSLLLLGSQQGLDQMVPPRVVAGDADAERRVKRAALFNILVLTGLYALCCLVWIAVGRSKIRDAWGFAGMAVALACVVATNLSNYQTSIQRSHGDLRTVRYWMLIQGAIGGLLGLALIPVLGLWGLLGGWAVGCVAALVYTSVRSRRLAPLSPAPAAEGLDLVQTGFPLYVYLSSSLMMRQLDRLIILRFLGVEMLGYYGLAVMALAFMLYMPDAVTYVLYPRLQRDFAAAGGNPEAIREQVERVLRTYSILVPALGALAFFLAGPAVQFLLPDFTPGVRAIRVLCFGAVGLAFGNLASIVLMTVGRQTLLMPGAVLSAVAGAGFDLLAVRLGHGIHGVAWATVTTYSVSGAMLLTMALTGLALAPRRVLALLGQLFLPLAVAIALTLAVSQVVPWVGSSSLGLRAARFAISAVSFTLLYLFAVRPLGRGLGLRRLLFELNVPVVGPLLRRFGGADFQRDNP; from the coding sequence ATGTATCCTCGCAAGTTCATCCGGGATTCGTTCGGCATCGCGCTCGCGCAATACGTGGTGCGCGGCACGCTGATGCTGCGGACGCTGCTCGCGGCGCGGCTGCTCGGGCCTCTGCCCCTCGGGGCCTGGAACGCCATCCAGCTCGTGCTCGACAACGGCTCGTTGCTGCTCCTCGGCAGCCAGCAGGGCCTCGACCAGATGGTTCCGCCGCGGGTCGTCGCGGGGGACGCCGACGCCGAGCGCCGCGTGAAACGGGCCGCGCTGTTCAACATCCTGGTGCTGACGGGCCTCTACGCCCTGTGCTGCCTGGTGTGGATCGCGGTCGGACGCAGCAAGATCCGCGACGCCTGGGGCTTCGCCGGCATGGCCGTCGCGCTCGCGTGCGTGGTCGCGACCAACCTCTCCAACTACCAGACCTCGATCCAGCGCTCGCACGGCGACCTGCGGACCGTCCGCTACTGGATGCTGATCCAGGGCGCGATCGGCGGCCTGCTCGGGCTGGCGCTGATCCCGGTGCTGGGCCTGTGGGGGCTGCTCGGAGGCTGGGCGGTGGGCTGCGTGGCGGCGCTCGTCTACACGAGCGTGCGTTCGCGCCGGCTCGCGCCGCTTTCGCCCGCGCCGGCGGCCGAGGGGCTCGATCTCGTCCAGACGGGCTTTCCGCTGTACGTCTACCTCTCGTCCTCGCTGATGATGCGTCAGCTCGACCGGCTGATCATCCTGCGCTTCCTGGGCGTCGAGATGCTCGGCTACTACGGGCTGGCGGTCATGGCACTGGCGTTCATGCTTTACATGCCCGACGCCGTGACCTACGTGCTCTATCCGCGGCTCCAACGCGACTTCGCGGCCGCGGGCGGCAACCCGGAGGCGATACGCGAACAGGTCGAGCGCGTGCTGCGAACCTACTCGATTCTCGTTCCCGCGCTCGGCGCTCTGGCGTTCTTCCTGGCCGGCCCGGCGGTGCAGTTCCTCCTGCCCGACTTCACGCCCGGGGTCCGGGCGATCCGCGTGCTGTGCTTCGGGGCCGTCGGGCTCGCGTTCGGCAACCTCGCCTCGATCGTGCTCATGACCGTCGGACGCCAGACCCTGCTCATGCCCGGCGCGGTGCTGTCGGCGGTGGCGGGCGCGGGTTTCGACCTGCTCGCCGTCCGCCTCGGCCACGGCATCCACGGCGTGGCCTGGGCGACGGTCACGACCTACTCGGTGAGCGGGGCGATGCTGCTGACGATGGCGCTGACCGGCCTGGCCCTCGCGCCGCGGCGGGTGCTGGCACTGCTGGGGCAGCTCTTCCTGCCGCTGGCGGTGGCGATCGCCCTGACGCTCGCCGTCTCGCAGGTCGTGCCGTGGGTGGGAAGCTCCTCTCTGGGCCTGCGCGCCGCCCGGTTCGCGATCTCGGCCGTGAGCTTCACGCTCCTTTACCTGTTCGCCGTCCGGCCCCTGGGCCGCGGGCTCGGCCTGCGGCGCCTGCTGTTCGAACTCAACGTTCCCGTCGTCGGGCCGCTCCTGCGGCGATTCGGCGGCGCGGACTTCCAACGGGACAACCCATGA
- a CDS encoding NAD-dependent epimerase/dehydratase family protein, which translates to MKILVTGAAGFIGIRLVHRLLAEGHEVVAFVRTPRGELKLARPGLSVARGDMTDRDSLAKAVRGCQAVVHLANATLVTDWDRARAINVDGTRALLEEAKRAGVGRVVFTSTLSAVRERRGPYGQTKLEAEVVVRQSGLPFVILRPSLVYGVHGIGLVANLAAYLRGLPVVPVIGDGRTELDPIHMDDVNEVIVQCLTRDDVLGRAYDLLGPDRVTFDQFLDRLSAEIGVRKPYVHLPGGLMLLAARVATRLLAKPPVTEDNVLGLISPVKVDRESAFRDFPIRWTKLEIGLHDALEEPDPGDEGAPAAGRAGVPVAPGMREMARPARPVRVAVAGLGKLGVAHTAVLSMVPGVQIVGFTDTLPAGGKNLRGMGFLAPFYPTLAGLLAQAKPDAVWVCTPPHAHEPVAKQCVEAGVAVFIEKPLAQSVESAERIAELARRPGARVACGYTLAFWPTFAAARHALASGTIGEVRRGRSSMFLSQVFGPQKGWIADPSKSGGGVVANISSHLLFVMRWCLGQPVAVHGEWKKVHGQVEDEVTAAWRFASGAEVSFETSWSVPGYPMSETVLELEGDHGTLRVTNESFELDLREARAGWPAGRTSLFHSELPQPSRFDFNGEAYVLEDASFAAWVAGGEPPPGSTELALDVQRMMAALYASCEQGGAETEVAR; encoded by the coding sequence ATGAAGATCCTCGTCACCGGCGCGGCCGGATTCATCGGCATCCGGCTCGTCCACCGGCTGCTGGCCGAAGGCCACGAAGTCGTCGCGTTCGTCCGCACGCCGCGCGGCGAGCTCAAGCTCGCTCGTCCGGGCCTCTCGGTGGCGCGCGGCGACATGACCGACCGCGACTCCCTCGCGAAGGCGGTGCGCGGATGCCAGGCCGTCGTCCACCTCGCCAACGCGACGCTCGTGACGGACTGGGACCGCGCCCGCGCGATCAACGTGGACGGCACCCGCGCCCTGCTCGAGGAGGCGAAGCGTGCCGGCGTCGGACGGGTCGTGTTCACCTCGACGCTCTCGGCCGTGCGCGAGCGGCGCGGCCCCTACGGCCAGACCAAGCTCGAGGCCGAAGTCGTCGTGCGCCAGTCGGGATTGCCGTTCGTGATCCTGCGGCCGTCGCTGGTTTACGGCGTCCACGGCATCGGGCTGGTGGCGAACCTCGCGGCCTACCTTCGCGGGCTGCCGGTCGTCCCGGTCATCGGCGACGGCCGGACCGAGCTGGACCCGATCCACATGGACGACGTGAACGAGGTGATCGTGCAGTGTCTGACCCGGGACGATGTCCTGGGGCGGGCCTACGATCTCCTCGGACCGGACCGCGTGACGTTCGACCAGTTCCTCGACCGCCTGAGCGCGGAGATCGGCGTGCGCAAGCCGTACGTCCACCTGCCGGGCGGCCTGATGCTGCTGGCCGCCCGCGTCGCGACCCGGCTGCTGGCGAAGCCGCCGGTCACCGAGGACAACGTCCTCGGGCTGATCTCTCCGGTGAAGGTGGATCGCGAGTCGGCGTTCCGCGACTTCCCGATCCGCTGGACGAAGCTCGAGATCGGCCTGCATGACGCGCTCGAGGAGCCCGATCCCGGAGACGAGGGCGCTCCCGCCGCGGGTCGCGCCGGCGTGCCGGTCGCGCCCGGGATGCGCGAAATGGCGAGGCCGGCGCGCCCGGTGCGCGTCGCCGTGGCCGGACTCGGCAAGCTCGGCGTGGCGCACACCGCGGTGCTCTCGATGGTGCCGGGCGTCCAGATCGTCGGGTTCACCGACACGCTGCCGGCGGGCGGCAAGAACCTGCGTGGAATGGGATTCCTCGCGCCCTTCTATCCGACGCTCGCCGGGCTGCTCGCGCAGGCGAAGCCCGACGCGGTGTGGGTGTGCACGCCGCCGCACGCGCACGAGCCGGTTGCGAAGCAGTGCGTCGAGGCCGGCGTGGCCGTGTTCATCGAGAAGCCGCTGGCACAGTCGGTCGAGAGCGCCGAACGGATCGCCGAACTGGCGCGCCGTCCCGGGGCGCGTGTCGCCTGCGGTTACACGCTCGCCTTCTGGCCGACCTTCGCGGCGGCCCGGCATGCCCTCGCGAGCGGCACGATCGGCGAAGTCCGGCGAGGACGCTCGAGCATGTTTCTTTCACAGGTGTTCGGCCCGCAGAAGGGCTGGATCGCCGATCCGTCGAAATCGGGCGGCGGCGTCGTGGCGAACATTTCCTCGCACCTGCTGTTCGTGATGCGCTGGTGTCTCGGGCAGCCGGTCGCCGTCCACGGCGAATGGAAGAAGGTGCACGGACAGGTCGAGGACGAAGTCACGGCGGCGTGGCGGTTCGCGAGCGGCGCCGAGGTCTCGTTCGAAACGTCGTGGAGCGTTCCGGGCTATCCGATGTCGGAGACCGTCCTCGAGCTGGAGGGCGACCACGGAACCCTGCGCGTCACGAACGAGTCGTTCGAGCTGGACCTGCGAGAGGCGCGCGCCGGCTGGCCGGCCGGGCGCACGAGCCTGTTCCACTCCGAGTTGCCGCAGCCCTCGCGCTTCGACTTCAACGGTGAGGCCTACGTGCTCGAGGACGCGTCGTTCGCGGCCTGGGTCGCGGGAGGCGAGCCGCCACCGGGCTCGACCGAGCTGGCGCTCGACGTGCAGCGGATGATGGCCGCGCTGTACGCCTCGTGCGAACAGGGCGGCGCCGAGACGGAGGTGGCCCGATGA